The following proteins come from a genomic window of Thiothrix unzii:
- a CDS encoding CbbQ/NirQ/NorQ/GpvN family protein encodes MVTDSNLPHYQAQAQEVVLFEHAFRRQLPVLLKGPTGCGKTRFVEHMAAKLGRPLYTVACHDDLSAADLVGRHLIGDGETYWNDGPLTRAVREGAICYLDEVVEARKDTTVILHPLSDNRRILPIERTGETLHAPPEFMLVVSYNPGYQNLLKGMKPSTRQRFLALRFDYPKPEVETRIVVQETGVDDKLAAQLVKLANALRVLKEHDLEESASTRLLVYTATLMQDGFEPLAACRAALVEPLTDDPETVEALMEVVNTFFA; translated from the coding sequence ATGGTTACAGACTCGAACCTTCCACATTACCAAGCACAAGCACAGGAAGTCGTGCTGTTTGAACACGCCTTCCGCCGCCAATTACCCGTCTTGCTCAAAGGCCCCACGGGTTGCGGCAAAACCCGCTTCGTCGAACACATGGCAGCCAAGCTGGGCAGACCGCTGTACACGGTTGCCTGCCACGACGATTTAAGCGCGGCGGATTTGGTCGGGCGGCATCTGATCGGCGATGGCGAAACCTACTGGAACGACGGCCCCTTAACCCGTGCGGTGCGCGAAGGTGCAATCTGTTATCTGGACGAAGTGGTGGAAGCCCGCAAAGATACCACCGTGATTTTGCACCCACTCTCCGACAACCGCCGCATCTTACCCATTGAACGTACCGGGGAAACCTTGCACGCGCCGCCGGAATTCATGCTGGTGGTGTCCTACAACCCCGGCTACCAGAATTTGCTCAAAGGCATGAAACCCTCCACCCGCCAACGTTTCTTGGCACTGCGTTTCGACTACCCAAAACCCGAAGTCGAAACCCGTATCGTAGTGCAAGAAACGGGTGTGGATGACAAGCTCGCCGCGCAATTGGTCAAGCTGGCAAATGCCTTGCGGGTGCTAAAAGAGCACGATCTGGAAGAATCCGCCTCCACCCGTTTACTGGTGTACACCGCCACGCTGATGCAGGACGGTTTCGAGCCACTCGCCGCCTGTCGCGCCGC
- a CDS encoding cytochrome C oxidase subunit IV family protein: protein MKTWLVWLLLVVLTFLTWWAGYVGYSGQWLVAALLISVFVKGHFVIADFMGLRGVAMRWRLLVHGWLVLVIGLIFLAYWIGV from the coding sequence ATGAAAACGTGGCTGGTGTGGTTGTTATTGGTGGTGTTGACCTTTCTGACGTGGTGGGCGGGGTACGTGGGTTATAGCGGGCAATGGCTCGTGGCGGCATTGCTGATTTCGGTGTTTGTCAAAGGGCATTTCGTAATTGCGGATTTTATGGGCTTGCGCGGGGTGGCAATGCGCTGGCGACTGTTGGTGCATGGCTGGTTAGTCCTAGTCATCGGCTTAATTTTTTTAGCTTACTGGATAGGCGTATAA
- a CDS encoding cytochrome c oxidase subunit 3 family protein translates to MSLLNTPSVSSSPPRPVPLPGDLAMWFFILAELLVFAVFFASYAFARSSNVELFNHYQQTLNRDIGAANTVILLTGSLFVVLAVQAVKAGNSVLCRNWLLAGATSGAVFLLLKGVEFADKFAHGISLSTNTFYMFYLSLTFFHFMHVIMGMIILGAVAWKAHTGDYSATQHTGVETGASYWHMVDLVWIVLFPLVYVMR, encoded by the coding sequence ATGAGTTTATTAAACACGCCATCGGTTTCCTCCTCCCCACCTCGCCCTGTTCCCCTGCCGGGGGACTTGGCGATGTGGTTTTTTATCCTCGCTGAACTGCTGGTGTTCGCGGTGTTTTTCGCCTCTTACGCCTTTGCCCGCAGCAGCAATGTGGAGCTGTTCAATCACTACCAGCAAACCTTGAACCGTGACATTGGTGCGGCGAATACGGTGATTTTGCTGACGGGCAGTTTGTTTGTGGTGTTGGCGGTGCAGGCGGTCAAAGCGGGCAATAGCGTGTTATGCCGCAATTGGTTGCTGGCGGGCGCGACGAGTGGGGCGGTATTTTTGCTCCTGAAAGGGGTGGAATTTGCCGACAAATTTGCGCACGGCATTAGCCTTAGCACCAATACGTTTTATATGTTTTACCTGTCGTTGACGTTTTTTCATTTCATGCACGTCATCATGGGGATGATTATTTTGGGTGCAGTCGCGTGGAAGGCGCATACGGGCGACTATTCCGCCACGCAACACACGGGTGTGGAAACGGGCGCGTCGTATTGGCACATGGTTGATTTGGTGTGGATTGTATTGTTTCCGCTGGTCTACGTGATGAGGTGA
- a CDS encoding TonB-dependent receptor plug domain-containing protein, translating to MPKKLLAILIAATSLNAVADTPDTLDDITVTATRTESKVKQAPSSVTVMTRKDIAQKGGENVLETLRGTPGINLQGVGSGGRKTISLRGLESKHTLLLVDGKRLPASNDVIGPNTDYQYDWIPVEQIERIEVVRGPLSVLYGSDALGGVVNIITRKPSQTPTGDAKLASRTASGNAGGDGYDVEFNLSGGVRDNLQLSIGGQQSRRAAVTSQLDPRQSAIEGRDKQQVALSADWQPAAGHNVKLEHSAGQEERWYDTVTRTNTPYQSRYNLDRQQTSLSWKGSLGNTVSSVRAYQSSVDITNHATAPGTATDPQTLQDTVVEGNTRFTLGDNHFITTGVEHRTERLENPKLSGGNAEITLKSAYAQDEIAVSERTHLTVGVRQDEHDTFGGETSPRVSIVRDVNDKLTLKASYGHGFRAPTIKQVSPGYSFQTGKILIKSNPDLQPETNDALELGASYSNGKLNLNAAVFDNKVKNLIDTRLNRTLAGGVQEWLYANTDEAHLRGAEISADLPIHEGLKLNTSYQYLDAKDGNEQRLERRPRHTLSAGVAWEKNGWKTNLQAEHLADQTIASPTTGIQADVPDYTLWNAGVRKAVSKYLELGVGIENLTDVRLEEKSTAFRHEEYPRTVRLELKGSF from the coding sequence ATGCCGAAAAAATTACTCGCGATCCTCATCGCCGCTACCAGCCTGAATGCCGTTGCTGATACCCCTGACACCCTCGATGACATTACCGTGACCGCCACCCGCACCGAGAGTAAAGTCAAACAAGCTCCCAGCAGTGTCACCGTGATGACCCGCAAGGATATTGCCCAAAAAGGCGGTGAAAACGTGCTGGAAACCCTGCGCGGCACACCCGGTATCAACCTGCAAGGCGTTGGCTCAGGCGGACGCAAAACCATCAGCTTGCGCGGGCTAGAAAGCAAACACACCCTGCTGCTGGTTGATGGCAAACGCCTGCCTGCCAGCAACGATGTCATCGGCCCCAACACCGACTACCAATACGACTGGATTCCGGTCGAACAAATCGAACGCATCGAAGTCGTGCGCGGCCCACTATCCGTGCTGTACGGCTCGGACGCACTCGGCGGTGTCGTCAACATCATTACCCGCAAACCCAGCCAAACCCCAACGGGTGATGCCAAACTTGCCAGCCGCACTGCCTCCGGTAACGCTGGTGGTGATGGTTATGACGTGGAATTCAACCTCAGCGGCGGGGTACGTGACAACCTGCAACTCAGCATCGGTGGGCAACAATCGCGCCGTGCCGCAGTCACCAGCCAGCTCGACCCACGTCAATCTGCCATCGAAGGTCGTGACAAACAGCAAGTCGCCCTCAGTGCCGACTGGCAACCCGCAGCCGGTCACAACGTCAAGCTGGAACACAGTGCAGGGCAGGAAGAACGCTGGTATGACACCGTGACCCGTACCAACACACCTTACCAAAGCCGTTACAATCTTGACCGCCAACAAACCTCACTGAGCTGGAAAGGCTCGCTAGGCAACACCGTATCGTCAGTGCGTGCCTACCAAAGCAGCGTTGACATCACCAACCACGCCACTGCGCCCGGCACTGCCACTGACCCGCAAACCTTGCAAGACACCGTGGTGGAAGGCAATACCCGCTTCACCCTCGGCGACAACCATTTCATCACCACCGGCGTAGAACACCGCACCGAACGGCTGGAAAACCCCAAACTTTCCGGCGGCAACGCCGAAATCACCCTCAAATCCGCCTACGCCCAAGACGAAATCGCCGTCTCCGAGCGTACTCACCTTACCGTCGGGGTGCGCCAAGACGAACACGATACCTTCGGTGGCGAAACCAGCCCGCGTGTTTCAATCGTTCGCGATGTCAACGACAAACTGACCCTCAAAGCCAGCTATGGACACGGTTTCCGCGCCCCGACCATCAAACAGGTATCCCCCGGTTACAGTTTCCAGACCGGCAAAATCCTCATCAAAAGCAACCCCGACCTGCAACCGGAAACCAATGACGCGCTGGAACTGGGCGCAAGCTATAGCAACGGCAAACTCAACCTCAATGCTGCTGTTTTTGATAACAAGGTGAAAAACCTGATCGACACCCGCCTGAACAGAACGCTTGCCGGTGGCGTGCAGGAGTGGCTTTATGCCAATACCGACGAAGCCCACTTGCGTGGCGCAGAAATTTCCGCCGACTTGCCAATACATGAGGGGCTAAAGCTCAACACCAGTTACCAATACCTCGATGCCAAAGACGGCAATGAGCAACGGCTGGAACGTCGCCCACGCCATACCCTATCCGCAGGCGTTGCATGGGAGAAAAACGGTTGGAAAACTAACCTGCAAGCCGAACACCTTGCCGATCAAACCATTGCTTCACCCACGACAGGCATTCAGGCAGACGTGCCGGATTACACCCTGTGGAATGCTGGTGTGCGCAAAGCTGTCAGCAAGTATCTGGAGCTTGGGGTCGGTATCGAAAATCTGACGGATGTCCGGTTGGAAGAAAAATCCACCGCCTTCCGCCATGAAGAATACCCACGGACGGTGCGGCTGGAACTCAAAGGAAGTTTCTAA
- a CDS encoding nitrite reductase, producing the protein MKLFSLSLLVAAILSASTLIHAETAAVTDPKDPAAVHKAEAKASNAKDHVEAAQGSYQGAPSAVDPKAAKNMITSEGPPMTVVEFDQAKQIFFERCAGCHGVLRKGATGKPLTPDITRAKGTEYLKTFINYGSPAGMPNWGTSGDLTPEQVDMMARYVQHEPPQPPEWGMKEMKESWKMVVKPEDRPTKQMNTYNLENVFSVTLRDAGEIALIDGDTKEIINIIKTGYAVHISRLSASGRYLFVIGRDARINLIDLWMEKPDTVAEIKVGMEARSVDTSKYKGFEDKFAIAGSYWPPQYVIMEGDTLEPKQIVSTRGMVVGTQEYHPEPRVAAIVASHEHPEFIVNVKETGKVLLVNYEDIDNLSVTTIPAAPFLHDGGWDATHRYFLTAANQSDKVAVIDSKERKLSALIDVDKIPHPGRGANFTHPKYGPVWATSALGNEKITLIGTDPEGHKDNAWKVVETLKGQGGGSLFIKTHPKSTNLWVDTGLNPDEKLSQSLAVFDINGLGKGFEALPIAEWAELGEGPKRVVQPEYNKAGDEVWVSVWNGKNQKSAVVVIDDKTRKLKKVIKDDRLITPTGKFNVYNTVNDVY; encoded by the coding sequence ATGAAATTATTTTCACTGAGTCTGCTAGTTGCTGCAATTTTGTCAGCATCCACGCTTATCCACGCCGAAACTGCGGCAGTCACCGACCCTAAAGACCCTGCGGCGGTTCACAAGGCCGAAGCCAAAGCAAGCAATGCCAAGGATCACGTTGAAGCTGCTCAAGGTAGCTATCAGGGTGCGCCTTCGGCAGTTGACCCCAAAGCCGCCAAAAACATGATTACTTCCGAAGGCCCGCCCATGACGGTGGTGGAATTCGATCAAGCCAAGCAAATCTTTTTTGAGCGTTGCGCCGGTTGTCACGGTGTATTACGCAAAGGTGCGACAGGCAAACCGCTAACCCCCGATATTACACGTGCTAAAGGCACGGAATACCTTAAAACCTTCATCAACTACGGTTCACCTGCGGGGATGCCGAACTGGGGAACATCCGGTGATTTAACCCCCGAACAGGTGGATATGATGGCGCGTTATGTGCAGCATGAGCCGCCCCAACCGCCCGAATGGGGCATGAAGGAGATGAAAGAAAGCTGGAAAATGGTGGTCAAACCGGAAGACCGCCCCACTAAGCAGATGAATACTTACAACCTTGAGAACGTGTTCTCAGTGACTTTGCGCGATGCGGGGGAAATCGCCCTGATTGACGGCGACACCAAAGAAATCATCAATATTATCAAGACCGGCTATGCAGTGCATATTTCGCGCCTGTCGGCCTCTGGGCGATACCTGTTCGTGATTGGACGCGATGCCAGAATCAACCTGATCGACTTGTGGATGGAAAAGCCCGATACCGTGGCGGAAATCAAAGTGGGGATGGAAGCCCGCTCGGTGGATACTTCCAAATACAAAGGCTTTGAAGACAAATTCGCCATTGCCGGTTCGTATTGGCCACCGCAGTACGTGATTATGGAAGGCGATACCCTCGAACCCAAGCAAATCGTTTCCACCCGTGGCATGGTCGTCGGCACACAGGAATACCACCCTGAACCGCGTGTGGCGGCAATTGTTGCCTCGCACGAGCACCCCGAATTCATTGTCAACGTCAAGGAAACTGGCAAAGTCTTGCTGGTCAATTACGAAGACATTGATAACCTGAGTGTGACCACCATTCCTGCCGCGCCCTTCCTGCATGACGGCGGCTGGGATGCGACTCACCGTTATTTCCTGACGGCAGCGAATCAGTCCGACAAGGTAGCCGTTATCGACTCGAAAGAGCGCAAACTCTCGGCACTGATTGACGTGGATAAAATTCCACATCCGGGACGTGGCGCGAATTTCACTCACCCCAAATACGGCCCTGTCTGGGCAACCAGTGCGTTGGGTAATGAAAAAATCACCTTGATCGGCACTGATCCCGAAGGCCACAAAGACAATGCATGGAAAGTGGTCGAAACCCTCAAAGGGCAAGGTGGTGGTTCACTCTTCATCAAAACGCACCCCAAATCCACCAATCTGTGGGTAGACACCGGCTTGAATCCCGATGAAAAACTCAGCCAGTCATTGGCGGTGTTTGACATCAACGGTCTGGGTAAAGGCTTTGAAGCCTTGCCGATTGCCGAATGGGCAGAATTGGGTGAGGGGCCAAAACGGGTGGTGCAACCTGAGTACAACAAAGCGGGCGATGAAGTCTGGGTATCGGTGTGGAACGGGAAAAACCAAAAGTCAGCAGTTGTTGTTATCGATGACAAGACCCGCAAACTCAAGAAAGTCATCAAGGATGACCGTTTGATTACCCCGACGGGTAAATTCAACGTGTACAACACGGTGAACGACGTTTACTAA
- a CDS encoding 4Fe-4S binding protein, with translation MQHYRLLARVAFFALFVLAPPLDLFRFDLTVNHLFFLGEPWRLGFTAQSDSLDMVGSIFLRIFLPIFLVVGVGGWISWKYGRLYCGWLCPHFAMVELLNGLMRRASGKPSLWEKQALPQQQADGTHVPLNPWYWSVTLGAAVVIALVWAVVLLTYLLPPKEIYTNLLTLSLTRNQALFIGVGTVLLTLEFTLARHLFCRFGCALGVAQSFIWMTNRKALVVGFDSPRAKLCSDCDASCEHACPMRLKPRTIKRNMFTCTQCHSCIDACDKVQEHASSVPLLQWVNGERAKVVAKGAGIVEKHT, from the coding sequence ATGCAACATTACCGTTTGTTAGCCCGTGTGGCTTTTTTTGCGTTATTTGTACTTGCCCCGCCGCTGGATTTGTTCCGGTTTGATCTGACTGTCAATCACCTGTTCTTTTTGGGTGAACCTTGGCGGCTGGGTTTTACTGCGCAAAGTGACAGCCTCGACATGGTGGGCAGTATTTTCTTGCGCATATTCCTGCCAATTTTTCTGGTTGTAGGCGTGGGTGGCTGGATTTCATGGAAGTACGGGCGTTTGTATTGCGGCTGGTTATGCCCACATTTTGCGATGGTGGAATTGCTTAACGGTTTAATGCGCCGTGCTTCTGGCAAGCCCAGCTTGTGGGAAAAGCAGGCATTACCGCAACAGCAAGCAGATGGAACACACGTCCCGCTTAATCCGTGGTATTGGTCGGTGACGCTGGGGGCTGCGGTCGTCATTGCATTGGTGTGGGCTGTGGTGTTGTTGACGTATTTGTTGCCACCCAAAGAAATTTACACCAACTTGCTGACACTTTCGCTAACTCGCAACCAAGCCTTGTTTATTGGGGTAGGTACAGTATTGCTGACGCTTGAGTTTACCTTAGCGCGGCATTTGTTTTGCCGTTTCGGTTGCGCTCTTGGGGTTGCACAAAGTTTTATCTGGATGACAAACCGCAAAGCCTTGGTGGTCGGTTTCGATAGCCCCCGTGCCAAGCTGTGTAGCGATTGCGATGCGTCTTGCGAACATGCCTGCCCGATGCGCCTGAAACCACGCACCATCAAGCGCAATATGTTCACTTGCACCCAATGCCATAGCTGTATTGATGCCTGCGACAAGGTGCAGGAACACGCCAGTAGTGTTCCATTATTGCAATGGGTGAATGGCGAACGTGCCAAAGTGGTAGCGAAAGGTGCGGGTATTGTGGAAAAACACACTTGA
- a CDS encoding glutamine amidotransferase has protein sequence MPHKTVVAIRHLAFEDMGTLQPVLEQRGYTLHYCDVGVDALTDLHNAQIGLLVVLGAPIGAYDDALYPFLTPEVTLITERLQQGLPTLGICLGAQLMARALGAQVAPMPTKEIRFAPLILTVAGSQSVLQYLPAGLPVLHWHGDQFEIPAGLESLAQTPLCPHQAFSVDNYALALQFHLEADTSRIEQWLIGHCTELLSAGINVSELRQQAAEYGAALRQAGEAVIGAWLDELESGQCAS, from the coding sequence ATGCCACACAAAACGGTAGTCGCCATTCGTCATCTGGCGTTTGAGGATATGGGAACCTTGCAACCCGTTCTGGAACAGCGTGGTTATACCCTGCATTATTGTGATGTTGGAGTCGATGCACTCACCGACCTGCACAATGCACAAATTGGTTTGCTGGTAGTATTAGGCGCACCGATTGGAGCATATGACGATGCTTTGTACCCTTTCCTCACCCCTGAAGTGACCTTAATCACTGAGCGTTTACAGCAAGGATTGCCCACGTTGGGTATTTGTCTGGGTGCGCAATTGATGGCGCGTGCATTGGGTGCACAAGTTGCGCCCATGCCCACCAAGGAAATCCGCTTTGCACCGTTGATCTTGACGGTGGCGGGTAGTCAATCAGTATTGCAATATTTGCCTGCGGGCTTACCTGTCTTGCATTGGCACGGCGACCAGTTTGAGATTCCGGCGGGATTGGAATCGTTAGCACAAACACCACTGTGTCCGCATCAGGCATTTAGTGTGGACAATTATGCGTTGGCGTTGCAATTTCATCTGGAGGCGGATACCAGCCGTATTGAACAATGGTTAATTGGGCATTGCACTGAATTATTAAGTGCCGGAATTAATGTGTCGGAATTGCGTCAGCAAGCCGCCGAGTACGGTGCAGCCTTGCGTCAAGCCGGTGAAGCAGTGATTGGCGCATGGCTGGATGAGCTTGAATCGGGGCAATGTGCCAGTTAG
- a CDS encoding cbb3-type cytochrome c oxidase subunit I, translated as MQYQSQSVAKLYFLAAIGLFVVQVLFGLVMGLQYVMGDFLFPEIPFNVARMVHTNSLIVWLLMGFMGAAYYLVPEESQRELYSPKLAVLMFWVFLGAALLTVVGYLSVPYATLAQITGNDLLPTMGREFLEQPTITKIGIVVVALAFLFNIGMTVLTGRKTVVTIVLLTGLLGLAVFFLFSFYNPDNLVKDKYYWWFVVHLWVEGVWELILASILAFVLIKVTGVDREVIEKWLYVIIAMALITGIIGTGHHFYWIGAPGYWQWWGSIFSALEPIPFFIMTLFAFNVINKRKREHPNKAAVLWAMGTAVLAFLGAGIWGFMHTLAPVNYYTHGTQLTAAHGHMAFFGAYVLVVLTIISYAVPLMRGQEAKSNSKQVMEMWSFWLMSVSMVFITLFLTGAGILQTYLQRYSDAPQAFMVVQEKVNLFYWMREVSGVVFLVGVILFALSFLPDRKTQKA; from the coding sequence ATGCAATATCAATCCCAGTCGGTGGCGAAGCTGTATTTTCTCGCTGCTATTGGTTTGTTCGTGGTGCAAGTGCTGTTCGGCTTGGTCATGGGCTTGCAGTACGTCATGGGCGATTTTCTATTCCCAGAAATTCCCTTTAACGTGGCACGAATGGTGCACACCAACTCGCTGATCGTGTGGCTGTTGATGGGTTTTATGGGCGCGGCTTACTACCTCGTGCCAGAAGAATCACAGCGTGAACTGTATTCCCCGAAACTCGCGGTGCTGATGTTTTGGGTATTTCTGGGCGCAGCCTTATTAACCGTGGTCGGTTATCTGTCTGTGCCGTATGCGACTTTAGCGCAAATTACCGGCAATGATTTGCTGCCGACAATGGGGCGTGAGTTTCTCGAACAGCCGACCATTACCAAAATTGGCATTGTCGTTGTCGCTTTGGCTTTCCTGTTCAATATTGGCATGACCGTGCTGACTGGGCGTAAAACAGTGGTGACTATCGTGTTGCTAACGGGCTTGTTAGGGTTGGCAGTGTTCTTCCTGTTCTCGTTCTACAATCCTGACAATCTGGTGAAGGACAAATACTACTGGTGGTTTGTGGTGCATCTGTGGGTGGAAGGCGTGTGGGAACTGATTTTGGCCTCCATCCTCGCCTTCGTGCTGATTAAAGTCACCGGTGTTGACCGCGAAGTGATTGAAAAATGGTTGTATGTAATCATTGCGATGGCGTTGATTACCGGCATTATCGGTACAGGGCATCACTTTTACTGGATTGGTGCGCCGGGATACTGGCAATGGTGGGGGTCGATTTTCTCGGCACTTGAACCGATTCCGTTCTTCATTATGACGCTGTTTGCCTTCAATGTGATCAATAAACGTAAGCGCGAACACCCCAACAAAGCAGCCGTGTTGTGGGCAATGGGTACGGCGGTATTGGCGTTTTTGGGTGCAGGTATTTGGGGCTTTATGCACACACTTGCCCCCGTCAACTACTACACCCACGGTACGCAATTAACGGCGGCACACGGTCACATGGCGTTTTTCGGCGCGTATGTTCTGGTGGTGTTGACGATTATTTCTTACGCTGTTCCGCTCATGCGCGGACAAGAGGCGAAGAGCAACAGCAAGCAAGTCATGGAAATGTGGTCATTCTGGCTGATGTCCGTGTCGATGGTGTTCATTACCTTGTTCCTGACGGGCGCAGGCATTTTGCAAACTTACCTGCAACGTTACAGCGATGCGCCGCAAGCGTTTATGGTGGTGCAAGAGAAAGTTAACCTGTTCTACTGGATGCGTGAAGTGTCTGGCGTGGTGTTTCTGGTCGGGGTAATCCTGTTTGCCTTGAGTTTCCTGCCGGATCGCAAGACACAAAAAGCGTAA
- a CDS encoding c-type cytochrome produces the protein MQEVFTKSMARNIYYGGSAFFLLLFLALTLDTHQAWPARDNHQNITEQVAAGKRLWERNNCIGCHTLLGEGAYFAPELGNVYKRFGENKEAIKGFIKSRPVDGIPGRRSMPQFNFTDAELDEIVEFLKYTSEINTENWPPNIQG, from the coding sequence ATGCAAGAAGTTTTCACCAAAAGCATGGCGAGAAATATTTACTACGGCGGCTCGGCATTTTTCCTGCTGCTCTTTCTTGCCCTGACACTCGACACGCATCAGGCTTGGCCTGCGCGTGACAACCACCAAAACATTACCGAACAGGTTGCCGCAGGCAAACGCTTGTGGGAACGCAATAACTGTATCGGCTGCCACACTTTGCTGGGTGAAGGCGCGTATTTCGCACCCGAACTTGGCAATGTCTACAAGCGTTTCGGCGAAAATAAGGAAGCGATCAAGGGCTTCATCAAAAGCCGACCCGTGGATGGCATCCCCGGTCGCCGCAGTATGCCGCAGTTCAATTTCACCGATGCGGAACTGGACGAGATTGTTGAATTCCTGAAATACACCAGTGAAATCAATACCGAAAACTGGCCACCTAACATTCAGGGTTAA